A section of the Elizabethkingia anophelis R26 genome encodes:
- a CDS encoding DUF3857 domain-containing protein, which produces MNKLILLACSGICIMSYAQKDKFLNYPKVSENDMKKEKSAIDPNAGAEILYRSVHYFIDPSSNMLNQEVYSQVKIYDKNKAKDYLTVELNLYKSTKSSDAEILTSLKGTTYNFVNGKVETDKVEKEDKFKSKESKNYEVSKFTFPNVKNGSVLEFKYKRISPFFWYVPTTTIEKDIPVVYTEYVFDMPKYFGYNINYTGSLTPKNRHIAEEFLYGVEGRTYRFGFENLKPFEEEEYVLNSDNYKTKVSAELNSVAYRSGEVKNYAMSWEDIRKQLYEHDDFGRELKKKLPSGFIPADILAEKDEMEKAKKILAFAQKSFKWDRVHDFTSDNGSNNLIKTKIGSVGDINLTLVKMLREAGITTNPLVLSTINNGFISYNPSMNSLNYVIACSEINGKLYIMDASNKQSLINVLPPKIYNYRGFIMKDKEVKEVNLENENSSKTFLTVNATLNPDGTIKGSFSDKDTSLYSMVNNERYEDDKEDYQKSYYKDRYKFPFTDIKTELLPNNDFETTFNFTADNMVDAVGNKFIINPLLFLNTEKNPFDQKGERTMPIELLTGYEKIKNVSLTIPEGYVVENLPKSKRIVTEDKEISYTYEISQDKNKINIKTSTIVASSNYPKEYYVAFKQIWDTMLKKEGELITVVKK; this is translated from the coding sequence ATGAATAAACTAATTTTACTTGCTTGTTCAGGAATTTGTATAATGAGCTATGCTCAAAAAGACAAGTTTCTGAATTACCCTAAAGTATCTGAGAATGATATGAAAAAAGAAAAATCGGCTATCGATCCGAATGCCGGTGCCGAAATTTTATATCGCTCAGTACATTACTTCATAGACCCTAGCAGCAATATGCTCAACCAGGAAGTCTACAGCCAGGTAAAAATCTATGATAAAAACAAAGCAAAAGATTACCTTACCGTAGAACTTAATTTATACAAGTCTACAAAATCTTCTGATGCAGAAATCCTTACCTCCTTAAAGGGAACGACTTATAATTTTGTCAACGGGAAAGTAGAAACCGACAAAGTTGAAAAAGAAGATAAGTTTAAATCTAAAGAGAGCAAAAACTACGAAGTTTCGAAGTTTACATTTCCCAATGTGAAAAATGGCTCTGTCTTAGAATTTAAATACAAAAGAATATCTCCTTTTTTCTGGTATGTTCCAACAACAACTATTGAAAAGGATATTCCTGTAGTCTATACAGAATATGTATTCGACATGCCAAAATATTTTGGTTATAATATCAATTACACGGGCAGCTTAACTCCAAAAAACAGACATATAGCGGAAGAATTCTTATATGGAGTAGAAGGCAGAACTTACCGTTTTGGATTTGAAAATCTTAAGCCATTTGAAGAAGAGGAGTACGTACTGAATAGTGACAACTACAAAACAAAGGTTTCTGCTGAGCTTAATTCTGTAGCCTACAGAAGCGGGGAAGTTAAAAACTATGCAATGAGCTGGGAAGATATCCGAAAGCAACTATATGAGCATGATGATTTTGGCAGAGAGTTGAAGAAGAAACTTCCTTCAGGCTTTATCCCCGCTGATATACTGGCTGAGAAAGATGAGATGGAAAAAGCAAAAAAAATACTTGCTTTTGCTCAAAAAAGCTTTAAGTGGGACCGTGTACATGACTTTACATCAGATAATGGAAGTAATAACCTTATTAAAACAAAGATAGGAAGTGTCGGAGATATCAATCTGACACTTGTAAAGATGCTTCGTGAAGCTGGTATAACTACTAATCCATTAGTATTGTCTACAATTAACAATGGTTTTATAAGCTATAACCCTTCTATGAACAGTCTTAATTATGTTATTGCATGTTCTGAAATCAACGGGAAGCTTTATATTATGGATGCCTCCAATAAACAATCTCTTATCAATGTTTTGCCTCCCAAAATATACAACTACAGAGGATTCATAATGAAAGATAAAGAGGTAAAAGAAGTAAATCTGGAGAATGAAAACAGTAGCAAGACTTTTTTAACAGTAAACGCTACCCTTAATCCGGACGGGACAATTAAAGGCAGTTTTTCGGATAAAGACACTTCTTTGTATTCTATGGTCAATAATGAGCGTTACGAAGATGACAAAGAAGATTACCAAAAGTCATACTACAAGGACCGTTATAAATTTCCGTTTACCGATATCAAGACAGAACTTTTACCGAATAATGATTTTGAAACTACTTTCAATTTTACAGCCGATAACATGGTGGATGCAGTAGGGAATAAGTTTATAATTAACCCTTTATTATTCTTAAACACTGAAAAGAATCCATTTGATCAGAAAGGCGAAAGAACAATGCCTATAGAGCTTTTAACAGGCTACGAAAAGATAAAAAATGTTTCTCTTACTATTCCGGAAGGTTATGTTGTAGAAAACCTTCCAAAATCCAAAAGAATCGTTACTGAAGACAAAGAAATCTCATATACGTATGAAATTTCTCAGGATAAAAATAAAATTAATATAAAAACTTCAACGATTGTAGCAAGCAGTAATTATCCTAAAGAATATTACGTTGCTTTCAAACAAATATGGGATACCATGCTGAAAAAAGAAGGTGAGCTGATTACAGTCGTAAAAAAATAG
- a CDS encoding glycoside hydrolase family 130 protein: MSTKIEIPWQDRPDNCTDVMWRYSNNPIIGRYHIPSSNSIFNSAVVPFEDGFAGVFRCDNKAVQMNIFAGFSKDGINWDINHDPIVMKAGNTQMIESDYKYDPRVTFIEDRYWITWCNGYHGPTIGIAYTFDFKEFFQCENAFLPFNRNGVLFPEKINGRYAMLSRPSDNGHTPFGDIYISFSPDMKYWGEHRNVMKVAPFQDSAWQCTKIGAGTVPFLTKEGWLMFYHGVINTCNGFRYSMGAAILDKDNPEKVLYRSKDYLLAPAAGYELAGDVPNVVFPCAALQDGEKVCVYYGAADTVVSVAFGYIDEIVESIKRNSL; encoded by the coding sequence ATGTCGACTAAAATAGAAATTCCCTGGCAGGACAGACCTGATAACTGTACAGATGTAATGTGGAGATATAGTAATAATCCCATTATAGGCCGTTACCATATTCCCAGTTCAAACAGTATTTTTAATAGTGCTGTTGTTCCTTTCGAAGATGGTTTTGCCGGCGTCTTCCGGTGTGATAATAAAGCCGTGCAGATGAATATATTTGCAGGCTTTAGCAAGGATGGTATAAACTGGGATATTAATCATGATCCTATTGTGATGAAGGCCGGAAATACACAAATGATAGAGTCTGATTACAAATACGATCCGAGAGTTACTTTTATTGAGGATAGATATTGGATTACCTGGTGCAATGGTTATCATGGTCCAACAATAGGAATTGCTTATACTTTTGACTTTAAAGAGTTCTTCCAGTGCGAAAATGCTTTTCTTCCGTTTAACAGGAATGGGGTGCTTTTTCCGGAAAAGATTAACGGAAGATATGCTATGCTAAGCAGACCTAGTGATAACGGACATACACCATTCGGAGATATTTATATAAGTTTCAGTCCGGATATGAAATATTGGGGAGAGCATCGTAACGTAATGAAGGTAGCTCCTTTTCAGGATAGTGCATGGCAGTGTACAAAAATTGGTGCTGGTACAGTTCCGTTTTTGACTAAAGAAGGATGGTTAATGTTTTATCACGGTGTAATCAATACTTGTAATGGTTTTCGTTATTCCATGGGAGCTGCAATTTTGGATAAGGATAATCCTGAGAAAGTATTATACCGCAGTAAAGATTACCTCCTGGCTCCGGCTGCAGGCTATGAACTGGCAGGAGATGTACCAAATGTAGTTTTCCCGTGCGCTGCATTGCAGGACGGAGAAAAGGTATGTGTGTATTACGGCGCAGCAGATACCGTTGTGTCTGTAGCTTTTGGATATATTGATGAGATTGTTGAATCGATTAAGAGAAACAGCTTATAA